CAGAGCTAACATATTATTGTCTTCTTGGGGAAAAAAAATAGACAAGGTTTGAGGGATGGTCTTTCTTTATTAATTTAGAGACCTTTAAATGTCTTTTATTTGGTAATTTATACTGTAAACTTTGACAACCAATGCAAACTCTTTTTTGGTGTAAATGCCCCTTAAAATCCCTGTACTTTTTGAAATTCAACAAATTAGTCCCTCTCCAAGGTAAACAGATTAAAGGAGCCCATGTACTCTTTTCTAAGCTGAATAAATAAGGACAATTAAGATCAGAGTTAACAATTTCTATTAATACATGATACGTGTCTAATTATGATTAGTTAAAttgaaaaacattttaaataaattaatatatgaaatataaaagtcTATAAAAGAATTCCAAATTTCAATCATTATAATATAAATTTCAATCTAAAAatcttaaattaaataaaattaaatcattttaattGAATTGGACCAACAAATTTAACCGGAAATCATTTGATATGACTGGTTGGACAACCAATCTGGCTTTAAAAACCTTGACCAGGACAACATCAATATGTAAATTTAGTTTCTTGTTTGTTTAATATTGTTTATTTAATAAATCTAAATTTTGAAGCATCTAAAATGTTAATAGAATCTGATTTCTAATTATTTTCATACATTGAATATGTTATTCTACTTTGTTAGAACTTGTTTAAAAGAACATTGTATGCTTCAATAAAAGCCATAATTTATCTTTGATTATGCTTGTTCGCAATTGAGCTGCTTACTACATCAAAAGTCAGACCTCGATTATGTACTGTAAGTGCATTTTCCTACAAATTACCTCGCGCTAGTCGACTTTGACCTATGATTCATTAGCCAAAGATATTCATCCCATTCCCTAAGTCACGAGATAGATTTGTAAGCTTGGCCTATGTTATAGTTAAGGTGGATGTGTATGCTAGTGTGTGAGTTCTAAattatattgtataaaaaaaatttgaaaatacctcacgAGACCAAAATTAAATGTGTGTAAACATCTGATTTCCATGCAAATTTAAGCTATTGAGCTAATTTAttcttataaaatattaatttcatgCAAAATTTTCTTCTTCAATATAGAAATTAATgcacaaagaaaataaaattttaaaaatattaaaattagtgGAAGATAAAATAAGACATTGGATATAGGTATAGTTGTTTTGTAACAAGCTAAAAAGGGTCGTAATTGCTGCAGGGCTTCCACATTCTCATATCCTCAATATTTGATAATCGATTGGAGCGAAGCTAAGCATTCAACCAATCATAAGATGAAGATATGGGATTCATTACTCAATCTAGCAATGTCTTCAAGTTAGTACAACTCAATCTTGAATTTGCTTAATGGTTCTTGCGTGAAGCCCTTTCATTAAATGATAGTCTACATAATGTACATAAAATTGCTTGATAATTAGTTGTGCTTTCTTGTGAATGAATGCTATTTGAAACATCGaaagagaaaaatattttttttcctgaGTGGACACATACATAAGTAAAACTAAAGAATACAACCAAGATGTTTATGTAGTTTGAAACTCGTCCTACATTTGCAGCTCTTTGTTCAGAGATAAATCCACTATATACTTTACTGTACAAAGAAATGATTTATGCCCAACCCCTCAAACATTTGGTGTGACCTCACCTTTGTACAATGAAGTAAACTCTCTCCAAATTCATTTTAGCTATGCAATTGAAAATTAACACTCAAAAGGTGTATAACAATGACAATCAATAATAATTCCTCACTATAAACAAATGTACTCCTTTAAATTCACACATCATCCAAGAAACAAATCATCTATATATAAACTCCAAGATAGATCAAGCTTTACATAAACTCCATGTAGaatgaaataacaaaattttcaaatgcaATATCACTGGACCTATGTAGAAACACTTACGGTTACTAAACGCAAGTTTATATCATGTGCATAAATGGTGGCTTACCACAAACCCATTGTCTATGCTTTTCCAGTGCACTCAAAGTTTACATATTCtgttaatttaattttgatttaataaatttagcccATAATATTTACACATTTTGTCAATTTGATTCTAGTTTAACAAAATTAGCTCGCAACATTTACATATTATGTATGAGctcaatttgttattataccaatcagAATTATGTACgagtaataaaaaatattaacattGTGATTAATTGTCCTTAGTTCACTTCCGAAATTGATAGGGATTAAATTACTCTTTTTTTAGAGGGACCAATTTGCATAATATTGAATTTGAGAGGAACAGAATAGGTGTTTTTACCCATTTTTAACCTCACCTCACTACTACAACTGTTATTAAATCCAAACAGATATCCAACACTAATTTCAATCACATCACTATGGTATTCAAGCTCACTATTACAACAACTAATCCCACCGCGCTgctatttttaatttcactaGTGTTGATCGAATTGTCTATCCAAAGAAAGTCATAGACCTATCTAAACACAAGTAAAAAGGTAAAAACTTATTTAGATATAAATTGAAACATATTCTCTCTGTATTTAGGAAGTCCTTATTTGAATTGTACCCTAACTAAATTAGTCTTTCTGTTATTAAATGGATCAAATTTGTTCCTGTACTATTAAAAagaaccaaataaggtcaaattgtAACAGAGTTAACATTTACTGTAACAAATTTAACATTAACATAGAAcaattttcaatatattttttatacaataaatGTTGACTGTGTTATAATTTGACCTTATTTGATCCTTTTTAATAGTACATGAACTAAATTGATCATTTAATAATGGAGGAACTAATTTGATGCAGTCCCTATAATACAGACACTGTCACCCTTATATGTATTTGAATCGTAATTTCGGGATGAAATTGAACAATTGAAAAAGGTAAAAACAAATGAAATTAGCTCATTAACTTGTAACTATATACAAAATGCTTCCCTCCACATTTATCCGGTGGTGCTCGAGCCTCTTATGGTCCCACGCTACCGTATCAACCTCCTCCTACGGCTTCAACAGCACCAACTTCGACGGTTCCTCCGGTTGTTCCGCCAATACGTCGTCACCTGGCCTTCGCTTTGACAAAGCCGCGATTTGTTCATCTCGATGATTATCACAGATTTTCATCCAGTAATAGTCGTGGAACCGTTGCAGATCAAGAAGTTGAAGCAATTGTTGTGAGATCTCCGGTGAGTTCAAAAATTCTCTTTTGAAAATGGTGGCTATCATGTAATTACTAGtatattatttcaattttaatgaGTTAGTACCATTTTCCACTTTCATAATTTAAACGCATTGTGGCATCGCTCCTATATATTACAGGATGTTGATTATCGACAAAGGAGATACAGGATAACCCTTCGAAGCAGAATGGGTCCGATTGATGTTTACCTAGTCAGGTGTTACTCCCTTCTTTACATATATTAAACCATTTACCGTAAATGCTCTTTTGAAATAAGTCTAATTGATGATGACAGGATAGGTTTAGTTGTAGAAATAGAAAGTATCGGCATCGGAATTCTGGTCCATCTAATCTAGTTATATATGCACATTAACAACATCCTTTTCTTTATCTGAGTTGCTTAATTAGTCATTAGTGTTTTACATATCAAAATTGAAAAAGCAGCCTTACTAAATGTAGATGTGTAGAATTGGTGCATCGTGATGATAATCATTGGATCAATCTTGTTGTTTGTACGAAATGGGTCCATTAGTATCTCGTCGCATCAATATTCCAAAGGAAAAGCCTTATGTTTTGTTTAAACGACAAGAACAAATTACAAGGTGTTTTATTCAACTTGTAATTTGATGTGTGCCAACATAAGCATCAACACACAAGTCCTAATCAATTGTCATCCCTTCATTTGAATACTGTTTGAAGcactaaaagaacataaatggGGTTTTTCCTGAATTTACACGTATTATGcaataaagaaaatagagagTACAATCAAGATGTTTATGCAGCTCGGAACTTGTCCTACATCTGCGGGGTTTTGCCCAAAGATAAATACACTATGAACTTCATAGTACAAAGATATAATTTAAAGCTTAACCCCTCAAACACTTGATGCAATCTCACTTTTGCACAATTAAATAAATTCTCTCCCAACTCATTTTAGCTATGCAAGTGACAATCAACATTCGACATTTATAACAATGTCACTCAATAATAGTTCCTTCTATGAACATGTATGCTTCTTTAAATTCACACATCACCGATAAAATAAATCAAACTCTTAATAAGCTCCATATAAAGTggaataataaattttcaaatacAATATTTCTGGCAATTGTCATGCTTGAACAACGACTCTTCCAAAAGCAACAGTGAACCTGAAAATTATAAATGCCAACATAATATATGTCACAAATCCCATTATTTATTTACACCTCAAAACCTTTTGCAAAAgagatataattatatttttactaaatgTTTACACTTGGAGTAAACACTCTTCAACTTACTTTAGCTATGCAAGTGAAAATCAACACTCATAAGGTGGCACTCAAATAATAGTGCCTCACTAAGTGTTCCTTTAAGTCCACAAATCATCTATATATACAAGCTCCAAGATCAGCTGATGAAGAATGCATACAGAGTGACTTCTcaacaaagaaaaaaagaaaaagaaagaacaaataTGCTTAGAGAGGAGAATTTCATGGGAGCACAATACCATGGACAGATCAGCTGATGAAGAATGCATGTCCTGCTTTTTGGCTCTTCCATTGAACTCATGCTTAAAAAGTAGAAGCCTAGATACGAGGTTATATTAGATCATTTGAAATTATGAGATTCttatgattttaaaaatgtaaagcaATTAAGTAATTACTACCTATTTTCTGCATCTAAATTCTTAAAGTTGTCAAATGCCTTTCAGAAAAATACAGGCCAATGGAATATGTGGGCAGATAAACAAATGAGGGTAGAAAGTATGGTCTCTGCTTTTTGTATTGCATGCTATGCTCTGCCGGAGAATAGAGCCAAAAGCTAACAAAATTAAGGGTAAATAGAtgaaaaattttaagataaaacATAAAATTGTATATACATATGATTAAGATTTAAATTTGGAAACGGAACAAAGCAGAGCATGAAGtagaagcatattgaaggctGGCATGCAAGCATTTTGGAAAATGTGCATTGGGTACCAATAATGATTGTTTAGAATTAAAGTATTAGAAGgtatgaaattatagatatgaacCACCAAAATACTTCACACTAAATCtaaattattcaattttgttTTATTGAATCAAATAGAAAATAAATGAGTGGTATGAATTACCTGTCATTCCTTGTTGGTATTGGGAATAAGCTGCAATTTCAAATGTGCGTACACAATAGGATTTCATCAGATCATTGCGATGGTGagattattataatttaaatgcgTAAAGCAATTAGATAGAATACCAATTTTTTTTCCTGCATTTAGATTCATGAATTTGCCAAATTCGTTTCACTAAAAGTCTTCGATGGTTACTGCACAAATTagcaaaataaaatgataaataaagaaACTGCACCTAAAGGGTTGTTCTATTTTGGCAAAAGAGGAGGTAGTTGGAGAGGAAATATACCATACTGTAGCAATATGAGCAATCTTATGCCAACCGGCACCAATGTCCTTCCGACATCTTTCCTCCAACTGGGGAAGTCGTTTCATAAAGAACTCTTCCAAACTGGTTCTCGTCCGGAAGCGATGTTAAATCAGAGAGAATAAGCCTTGGCAGATTTGTTTGATGTTGAATCCACTCCGGAAGTTGGCGACAATTTGGAATCTTTGCCAGCGTTAGAGAGCGCAGGCTTGTATGATCTTGGAATATTTGGAACTTAGGTGCAGAAAACTCCAGTTACTTAATGAAAACTGTTCAAGGAAAATGAGATGTTGGAACACAGGGAAGAGTGACCTTAATCCATGGCATTCATGAATTCCTAATGTTTTCATTTGAAAAAGAGATGTTGAAGCCCAAGGGGAAGAGACAGCAGCTTTGGAATATTACCAATCACCAACCATGGGGTTCCCATTGCATGCCCTCTAAATCAACGTCCTTGCAATCTCCTATTGTCAATTTTTTGAGGCCGGTTAAAACAGATTAATGGAAACCATGTACTTTTCAAAGGTGAATAAAAAAGGAGTGTTAACAATTTTTACTAATATATGACACATGTCTAACTATGATTCATTAAATTTgaaaacattttaaataaattaatatatataatataaaaatctataaaaattttcaaaattcaattatTGTAatcaagtaaaataaaaattcaattatatGACACATATAATGAGTGTTTGTTATTTTTTCTCtcgaattatttatttattcattgaatgaatcaatgaatttctcttaaaaaaattacttgGGACAAAAAGGTGCTCTTAAACTCTCTTCAAAGATGAGAAACAAAACTTTGAGGATGTATGTAAAATGTAGTTgtcataaaataaaacaaagaaaatgatgGGGTTGAAGCCCTCTTATTCAATGCATTAcatattttccttttcatttataatttggacctactttttcttttctttttataattaatttaagaaTTTTATTTAATGTTATACAATTAACAGTTAGTGGATCAAACCatatcatattattatatttttaatgaataaataattttatttaataaatttatattattgtgTGTATAATGTATTTATATGATACATCAAATATAAAAATCCATTAATTTAATATCTTAAAAGTGtgcatttagtttaatttattttacctaaatattatattttcctttttctttaaaaacaaaaaaaaaatagtagtCGAGGAATGGTCGCTGATCAAGAAGTTGAAGCAATTGTTGTGAGATATCCAGTAAGTTCAAAAATTCTCTTTTGAAAATAGTGGCTATCGAGCATCATAATTGACCATAGCCTTGGAATACTGTCTAAAAAAAATTGTTGTCTCATAATCAATTGTGCATCCCTTCATTTGAATATTGTTTGGAAcactaaaaaaaacataaatatattttttttttgagttgGCACGTATTAtgcaataaaaaaaataaagagtaCAATCAAGATGTTTACTCAATTCGGAACTTGCCTTATATCTATGAGGCTTTGTCCAAAGATGAATCCACTATCAATTTTATAGTACAAAGAAATGATTTAAGCCTAACCCTTCAAATACTTGATGCAATTTCACTTTTGTACAATTAAGTAAATTCTCTCGCAACTCATTTTAGCTATGCAAGTGAAAATCAACATTCAACACTCAGATAGTGTTCCTACTATAGATCAAGCCCTTAATAAGCTCTGTGTAAAGTggaataataaattttcaaatgtAATATGTCTGGCAATTGTCATGCTCGAACAATGACTCTCCCAAAGGCACCAATGAACCTGAAAATTATAAATGTCAACATAGAATATGTTACAAATCCCATTATTATCAGCCTTATATTTGCACATATTTGTGTTTAGTATAATGCTGTTCATatataaataatcaaatattTTATCAACTTCAACCTCACCACCAAATATTCTGAAGCATCTTCCTCTTTTTCCTGTTTGGACCTTCAATCACAAAATCCGCTGGACTTCCAAGCATCTAAAAGAGTGGCCTGCATCAATGAATATTGTAATTTGAACGCCTCCAATAGCATAGGTAAGTGCTTAAACGAACAAAGCAAAGCATACAGTACAACCATTTTGAAGGCCTCAAAGGCCTCTCTCTCCACATTAatgattttttagaattaaattatCAGAAGCCCTTAAATTGCAATTGTCAAGttattattatgatttaaaaGTAAAAAGCAAATAGATAAATTAACACTTTTTAtgcatataaaattataaatatataaattataaaaattaaaatttcattcgaccctttaaaaaaattattctgaCTTCGATCTTGTGAAAGATGATAAGTAAAAAGTAGGATTAAAACAAAAGGATTTCAAATGAATAATATTTTAACCAGGAAATTAACAGTATCCAACTTGAATAAAAAATGGCATCAGACCCCTGACTTGGAGATTCAATATACCActatttttcttcaaaaaaagaTAAggtcatcaaaataaataaataacaagaacGGACCAACCTGAAACAACCCATTTATTATAATGTTGGGGATGTGAGCAATCGTATGCCAATCAGCGCCCATGTCCTTCCGACATCTTTCTTCCAACTGAGAAACTCTTTCTATATATAAACTTTCCAAATTGGTTAGGCAACGCATTTCGTCCGGCAGCGATGTTAAATTGGGCAAATCAAATGAGATAAAGCTTTTGCAGATTTGTTAGATGTTGAAGCCACTCCGGAAGATGCCGACACTTTGGAATATTTTCCAGTGATAGAGAGCATAGGCTTGTATGATCTTGGAATATTTGGATGCCAGCCGCAGATAACTCCAGCTCCTTGCAGTTGCTTACTTCAAACTTTTCAAGGAAAGTGAGATGTTGGAACACGGGAAAGAGTGACCTCAATCCATTGCATTCACgaatttttaatgttttcaatTGAACAAGATGTTGAAGCCCACGGGGGAGAGACACCAGCTGCGGGATATTACCAATCAACAATTCAGAGAGATTCTTAATGGGTTCCCATTGTAAGCTCTCTAAATCAACCTCCTTGCAATCCCTTATTTCTAAAGTTTTAAGGCCAGTGAGATGTTGCAGGCACTCATCTGCCATGTGAGTGTCAAATCCCTCAATGTTGTCTacatggaaaattttcaatttgGAGAGAGGAAGAGAAGAGGTTAAACTTGATGGGGTTGTACTAGTGGTGTTCATCTTCATGGTCTGCTTTAACGGCCTTGAACTGGTATTCCTCAACTGTAGCTTATCATCGAGTGAAGGATACAACGGCATTGAAGTCAAAGGGCAATCTTGAATGAATAAAGAGGAAAGACAAGGAAATGCCATGGTGGTTGTTCCCATAACTGTTGTGTCGTCCTTGTTGGAATCATCATCGATTGGTTTTGTCCTCCTCCACCAACTCTTCATATTCCGGCAATTATAGAGCCAAAGATGCTTAAGCGATGGGAAGAATGATTGTGGTTCTCCTTGACTTCCTTTTGGGCTATTATCATCCATGTACTCCACCTCAGTACAATCAGCAATTGACAGCTCTTTAAGACAAGGCAATTGCGCAAAGGACGGGTGATGTTTGAAATTACTACCACCTATGGTAATTTTGACGAGATTTGTGAGCAAAGAAAGCCAACTTGGAAACTGGGCATCACCCCTCCATCCTCCAATCCAGAGCTCCTTGAGATTAGGATGGGGCTGGAGGTCTTCAAGTGActtctcatcatcatcatcatcattaccaCCGCTCCATAGTAAAACCAACGATCTCAAATGTTGCTTCTCTTTCAAATTAGCAGCCATAAACTTCTCTTTTGCATTTTTTACGAATCCCAAATTTTCTATTCTAAGCTCTCCCCTTAAGTTGTTAATCAGTCTCAATTCACTTAGATCTGCACCGCCATGGGACCCATCTTTATCCACTACAAACAAGCTTAACGTCTCAAGTGAAGTCAGCTTCCCTATTCCACGTGGCATATGAGTTAAACCAAAACAAGAACGACACGGAAGATGGGTCAGATTCACCAATTTTTCAATCTTCTTTGGCAATTCTTGAAGCTCATAACACGCATCGAGTTTCAGCGCTAGCAAATTCTGAATCTTGCAAATACTCTTTGGGAGAATCTTAATATTGGAATTCCAAGAAAGATCAAGGTACCTCAAATGTTTCAACTTGTAAATGGAGGGTGAAATTGTCTTAAAATTTAGAACATTCAATTCCAATACACGTAAGCATCTACAATTTGCAATTATAAAATCCCAAGTTTCTTCGCTCAAATTTAGAGTTTCTATGTATGGAGACCGTAACAAAGTTCGTAACTTTTTTCCCTTAAACAAAGGAATTAATGAAGGATTAATTGATATGTGACGACAATTTTCACCAGCATCACTTGCAATTTTATTTGAATCTATAATACTACTCTCCATCCCTGCTACTGATTCAGCTAGATCATGCATTAAATCATGCATTTTACATCTCATTTCTTCCATCAAGTCTCCTTCTACCTCTTGAAAGAAACTTCTTTCAACTAAATCTTTAAAATATCCAAATCCGATCTCCTCAAGAGATTGACTTGGATTCAGTTGCTTTACGAAACCTTGTGCAATCCAAAATTGAACAAGTGTTCGTATATCAATTTTATGATCTTTTGGATATAGTCGACAATAAGCAAAACAATGCTTCAAATGGGATGAGAGATGATCATAACTCAACTTAAGTGTAGGTAAAATCTCACCTTCGTTCTGAGATATTCTAGCAAGTTCATTATCTTTAAAAGAAAGCCACTCATTTTTAGTTTCTTTGAAAGATAACGTACTAGCTATCGTCCTTATGACTAAGGGAACTCCACAACACCTTTTCAATATCAGCTTTCCTATTTCCACAAAGCCTAAATCTGTTGAGTCTGCAGATCTTTGTTCAAATGCTATCTCTTTGAACAAAAACCAAGCATCATTATTAGACAAGCCTTTCAGAACATAAGGCTGACATTTACTAGTGATCTTGGCTACCTTAGAAGAACGAGTAGTTACTATTATCCTACTTCCTCTAGCCCCACCTACCAATAACTCTTTTAAACTAACCCATTTTTCCCACTCCTCATTCCAAATGTCATCCAAAACAAGCAAATATTTTTTCCCACCAATATTTTCCCGAAGTTGTTTTTGCAATTGGTCCATTTCGAGATTTTGATCTGGTGCTTGGCCAGTTGCAGATTTGATAATGTTTTCTACAATTATTTTGACATCAAAAACATCTGAAACACACACCCACATCATCAACTCAAAATGATTTTTGACCATTTCATCATTATAGACAAACTGAGCCAAAGCAGTCTTCCCTAACCCTCCAAACCCCACAATTGGAATGATGTAAACAGTCTCTTCACTTTCAAACTCTAACACGAGTTTTAGAA
This is a stretch of genomic DNA from Gossypium arboreum isolate Shixiya-1 chromosome 11, ASM2569848v2, whole genome shotgun sequence. It encodes these proteins:
- the LOC128284400 gene encoding uncharacterized protein LOC128284400 isoform X1, with the translated sequence MKRLPQLEERCRKDIGAGWHKIAHIATVCNHRRLLVKRIWQIHESKCRKKNCLFPIPTRNDRLLLFKHEFNGRAKKQDMHSSSADLSMVHCCFWKSRCSSMTIARNIVFENLLFHFIWSLLRV
- the LOC108472280 gene encoding putative disease resistance protein RGA3, with product MAEAIAFDLAVDLITKLSSFTLSQIGLWWNVKDDLDDLKSTVSTIKAVLLDAEERSVTSHLVKDWLEKLRDVLYDADDLLDDFSTEALRKDLLGGNKLTKEVRLFFSSSNQFAYGLKMGRKMKAIKARLSSIESEARVFNLVERDRPMETSFMTKKRQLTHSFKDKIIGRDDDKAALLKLVLEFESEETVYIIPIVGFGGLGKTALAQFVYNDEMVKNHFELMMWVCVSDVFDVKIIVENIIKSATGQAPDQNLEMDQLQKQLRENIGGKKYLLVLDDIWNEEWEKWVSLKELLVGGARGSRIIVTTRSSKVAKITSKCQPYVLKGLSNNDAWFLFKEIAFEQRSADSTDLGFVEIGKLILKRCCGVPLVIRTIASTLSFKETKNEWLSFKDNELARISQNEGEILPTLKLSYDHLSSHLKHCFAYCRLYPKDHKIDIRTLVQFWIAQGFVKQLNPSQSLEEIGFGYFKDLVERSFFQEVEGDLMEEMRCKMHDLMHDLAESVAGMESSIIDSNKIASDAGENCRHISINPSLIPLFKGKKLRTLLRSPYIETLNLSEETWDFIIANCRCLRVLELNVLNFKTISPSIYKLKHLRYLDLSWNSNIKILPKSICKIQNLLALKLDACYELQELPKKIEKLVNLTHLPCRSCFGLTHMPRGIGKLTSLETLSLFVVDKDGSHGGADLSELRLINNLRGELRIENLGFVKNAKEKFMAANLKEKQHLRSLVLLWSGGNDDDDDEKSLEDLQPHPNLKELWIGGWRGDAQFPSWLSLLTNLVKITIGGSNFKHHPSFAQLPCLKELSIADCTEVEYMDDNSPKGSQGEPQSFFPSLKHLWLYNCRNMKSWWRRTKPIDDDSNKDDTTVMGTTTMAFPCLSSLFIQDCPLTSMPLYPSLDDKLQLRNTSSRPLKQTMKMNTTSTTPSSLTSSLPLSKLKIFHVDNIEGFDTHMADECLQHLTGLKTLEIRDCKEVDLESLQWEPIKNLSELLIGNIPQLVSLPRGLQHLVQLKTLKIRECNGLRSLFPVFQHLTFLEKFEVSNCKELELSAAGIQIFQDHTSLCSLSLENIPKCRHLPEWLQHLTNLQKLYLI
- the LOC128284400 gene encoding uncharacterized protein LOC128284400 isoform X2 translates to MKRLPQLEERCRKDIGAGWHKIAHIATVCNHRRLLVKRIWQIHESKCRKKNCLFPIPTRNDRLLLFKHEFNGRAKKQDMHSSSADLSMLILELVYIDDLWT